In the Malaya genurostris strain Urasoe2022 chromosome 1, Malgen_1.1, whole genome shotgun sequence genome, one interval contains:
- the LOC131436052 gene encoding odorant receptor 49b-like — protein MIIYFTIPTCVTIIEYATTEPSLPLRRLIEADYVLFDYTSNFWIWLPVTLVSNVVLMHLVTVAYVTDWFYWSLLYQVSCLFKIIRVQFARLDEFREVHQFQEKLVEIVHMQRVAYRSVTGVNSAISGLLLVIYGACVLILCMTMMVLTIASGDTDLLSRMGIVLVYIFFEIFPYSMMGTELMTASTSIADEVYGTRWHVRPVSEQRSLLFVLSRSQRMAKLTAENFFVVSRATFATTLQSAFSYFTVLRQFYGTEQLVLEPEL, from the exons ATGATAATATATTTTACTATTCCAACATGTGTAACTATCATAGAGTATGCCACGACAGAACCCTCATTACCTCTAAGAAGATTGATCGAAGCCGA CTACGTACTGTTCGATTACACCTCTAACTTCTGGATATGGTTGCCAGTAACGCTCGTTAGCAATGTAGTGCTTATGCACCTAGTAACAGTGGCTTATGTTACGGATTGGTTTTACTGGTCTCTGCTGTATCAAGTGTCCTGTTTGTTTAAAATTATTCGCGTGCAATTCGCGCGATTGGACGAGTTTCGTGAAGTTCATCAATTTCAAGAGAAGCTGGTCGAAATCGTTCATATGCAAAGAGTTGCATACAG AAGTGTAACAGGAGTAAATTCAGCGATCAGTGGACTGTTGTTGGTTATCTACGGAGCATGTGTTCTCATACTCTGTATGACGATGATGGTTCTGACAATA GCTAGCGGAGATACGGATTTACTGAGCAGAATGGGAATCGTATTagtttatatattttttgaaatattcccATATTCAATGATGGGCACGGAACTCATGACCGCG AGTACGTCAATCGCGGATGAAGTCTATGGCACGCGTTGGCACGTGCGTCCAGTTTCGGAACAGCGCAGCCTACTATTCGTACTCAGCCGCTCTCAACGCATGGCGAAACTCACGGCGGAAAATTTTTTCGTTGTCAGTCGAGCAACTTTCGCTACG ACTCTGCAATCCGCATTTTCTTACTTCACTGTCCTAAGACAGTTTTACGGTACAGAGCAACTTGTGTTAGAACCAGAGCTTTAA
- the LOC131436058 gene encoding uncharacterized protein LOC131436058 has protein sequence MSNGKKQPFRTMTSTIELCKLVGLWQDLDPRTPGWRAVFYITTMVIWYILPGLMFTIRQENNLLILRSILECSAMTVYTIRFCVHVFYRADLQLCYAEVQEVLTSFVGSTGFAVQSTLKHLQSSAERLLKFYIIAVMCQSVLYGLVPALVTIYRYMVEGDTVKLPPTVLEQDFVLFDHRSNFWIWLVVMILSIVVQYMLLFTLTLNEAFLWNMLHHVSCLFKLVRMEIAELDNCLDEEAFKEKLIRIVHKHEICFKASRLLERVLSPVLGLLYIFCIMQMCFLMLIMYTVDDHLQIGMMIFVLNYILFLIFSFSMLGTELIESSASVSDAIYSSLWYKRPAKQRYLLLFVQMRSQKIVAITAGKFFNITRATFAGALQSAFSYFTIMQSFYD, from the exons ATGTCGAACGGCAAGAAACAACCGTTCCGTACGATGACTTCGACGATAGAACTGTGTAAGCTGGTGGGATTGTGGCAGGACTTGGATCCCCGGACGCCAGGTTGGCGAGCCGTATTCTACATCACCACTATGGTTATCTGGTACATTCTTCCCGGTTTGATGTTCACCATTCGGCAGGAGAATAATTTGCTTATACTACGAAGTATCTTGGAATGTAGCGCCATGACGGTCTACACTATTCGGTTTTGTGTTCACGTGTTCTATCGAGCAGATCTACAGCTGTGCTACGCCGAAGTACAAGAAGTACTTACCAGTTTCGTCGGAAGTACCGGCTTCGCTGTACAATCCACTTTGAAACATTTGCAAAGTTCGGCGGAAAGACTACTGAAATTCTATATCATAGCGGTAATGTGTCAATCTGTGTTGTACGGACTCGTTCCCGCTCTGGTCACAATCTATCGATACATGGTCGAAGGGGACACCGTGAAGTTGCCACCAACAGTACTGGAACAAGA TTTTGTATTGTTTGATCATCGCTCAAACTTCTGGATTTGGCTTGTGGTGATGATACTCTCCATCGTCGTCCAGTACATGTTGCTGTTTACTTTGACCTTGAACGAAGCCTTTCTCTGGAATATGTTGCACCACGTGTCGTGTCTGTTCAAACTGGTCAGAATGGAAATAGCTGAATTGGACAACTGTTTGGACGAGGAAGCTTTTAAGGAAAAATTAATTCGTATCGTTCACAAACACGAGATTTGTTTCAA GGCTTCACGTCTTCTCGAACGGGTTCTTAGTCCAGTTTTGGGATTGCTGTACATTTTCTGTATAATGCAGATGTGTTTTTTAATGTTGATAATGTACACG GTTGACGACCACCTCCAAATTGGAATGATGATCTTTGTGTTGAACTACATCCTATTTTTGATCTTCTCATTTTCAATGCTCGGAACGGAGCTGATTGAATCC AGTGCCTCCGTTTCCGATGCCATCTACAGCAGCTTGTGGTATAAACGACCGGCAAAACAACGCTACTTGCTGCTGTTCGTACAGATGAGATCCCAAAAGATAGTTGCTATCACTGCAGGCAAATTCTTCAACATTACCAGAGCGACATTTGCGGGG GCCCTTCAGTCTGCATTCTCgtattttaccattatgcaAAGTTTCTACGACTAA